One window from the genome of Pantoea cypripedii encodes:
- the rmuC gene encoding DNA recombination protein RmuC, with protein sequence MDQQLIIISGVLALAGFGLGWIVAQLRAGHQHASFLTERRLLEDAQQRQQQQLELAQQQIQQREQELRQLHGALSGAQERLQQLDYWRGESEQLSRELRTQLEVNSAQEAELREVTIRLEETRFAAEEKQRLLTNSEQRLSAQFENLANRIFENSGRRVDEQNRQSLNNLISPLREQLDGFRRQVNDSFGQEARERHTLAHEIRQLQQLNAQMAQEAINLTKALKGDNKIQGNWGEVVLSRVLEASGLREGHEYETQVNIQLESQGRMQPDVIVRLPQGKDVVIDAKMTLIAYERYFNAEDEATREQAIQDHVNAVRGHIRLLGRKDYQQLPGLRSLDYVLMFIPVEPAFLLAIDRQPELISEALQQNIMLVSPTTLLVALRTINNLWRYEHQSRNAQRIADRAARLYDKMRLFVDDMSGIGHNLDKAQQSYQLAMKKLAEGRGNLIAQSEAFRSLGVEIKRSINPQLVAQAQPSETEEDWADDDEPDEKTEDSAAASLRRINE encoded by the coding sequence ATGGATCAGCAACTTATCATTATCAGCGGCGTACTGGCGCTGGCCGGTTTCGGTCTGGGATGGATTGTGGCGCAGCTGCGCGCCGGTCATCAGCACGCCAGCTTTTTAACCGAACGTCGCTTGCTGGAAGATGCACAGCAGCGCCAGCAGCAGCAACTGGAGCTGGCACAACAGCAGATACAGCAGCGCGAACAGGAGCTGCGCCAGCTGCATGGCGCGCTGAGCGGTGCGCAGGAGCGCCTGCAACAACTTGACTACTGGCGCGGCGAAAGCGAACAACTGAGCCGTGAACTGCGTACTCAGCTGGAAGTGAACAGTGCGCAGGAAGCCGAGTTACGGGAAGTCACCATCCGCCTGGAAGAGACGCGTTTCGCCGCCGAGGAGAAGCAGCGTTTACTCACCAACAGCGAACAGCGTCTGAGCGCGCAGTTCGAAAATCTTGCCAACCGAATCTTCGAAAACAGCGGTCGTCGCGTTGATGAACAAAACCGCCAGAGCCTGAATAACCTGATTAGCCCGCTACGCGAGCAGCTCGATGGTTTTCGCCGTCAGGTGAATGACAGTTTTGGTCAGGAAGCGCGTGAGCGCCATACGCTGGCCCATGAAATCCGTCAGCTGCAACAGCTGAATGCGCAGATGGCACAGGAAGCGATTAACCTCACCAAAGCCCTGAAAGGCGACAACAAAATCCAGGGCAACTGGGGCGAAGTGGTGCTCAGCCGGGTGCTGGAGGCATCCGGCTTGCGTGAGGGCCATGAGTATGAAACCCAGGTCAATATTCAGCTGGAATCGCAGGGCAGGATGCAACCGGATGTGATCGTGCGTCTGCCGCAGGGCAAGGATGTGGTGATTGACGCCAAAATGACGCTGATCGCCTACGAACGCTATTTTAACGCCGAAGATGAGGCCACGCGCGAGCAGGCGATTCAGGATCACGTCAATGCGGTGCGCGGCCATATTCGCTTGCTGGGGCGAAAAGATTATCAACAATTGCCCGGTTTACGCTCCCTGGATTATGTGTTGATGTTTATCCCGGTTGAACCCGCGTTCCTGCTGGCGATAGATCGGCAGCCGGAGCTGATCAGCGAGGCGTTGCAGCAAAATATCATGCTGGTCAGCCCCACCACGCTGCTGGTGGCGCTGCGAACCATCAACAATCTGTGGCGTTATGAACATCAGAGCCGCAATGCACAACGCATTGCCGATCGCGCTGCACGGCTGTATGACAAGATGCGGCTGTTTGTCGACGACATGAGCGGCATTGGCCACAACCTGGATAAGGCGCAGCAAAGTTACCAGCTGGCGATGAAAAAACTGGCGGAAGGGCGCGGCAATCTTATCGCGCAAAGTGAAGCGTTCCGCTCGCTGGGGGTAGAGATCAAACGATCCATCAATCCACAGTTGGTGGCGCAGGCACAACCGTCAGAGACGGAAGAAGATTGGGCCGATGACGACGAGCCTGATGAAAAAACAGAAGATTCTGCCGCCGCTTCCCTGCGCCGCATCAACGAATAG
- the ubiE gene encoding bifunctional demethylmenaquinone methyltransferase/2-methoxy-6-polyprenyl-1,4-benzoquinol methylase UbiE: MADESQQETTHFGFQTVAKSEKADKVADVFHSVAAKYDLMNDLMSFGIHRVWKRFTIDSSGVRRGQRVLDLAGGTGDLTAKFSRLVGETGQVVLADINSSMLKMGREKLRNLGISGNVSYVQANAEALPFPDNYFDCITISFGLRNVTEKEKALASMFRVLKPGGRLLVLEFSKPLIEPLSKAYDAYSFHILPRIGQLVAQDAESYRYLAESIRMHPDQETLKAMMNDAGFENTTYFNMTGGIVALHRGFKF, encoded by the coding sequence ATGGCAGATGAATCACAGCAGGAAACTACCCACTTTGGCTTTCAGACCGTCGCGAAAAGCGAAAAGGCAGATAAAGTCGCCGACGTGTTTCACTCCGTAGCGGCAAAATATGACCTGATGAACGATCTGATGTCTTTCGGCATCCATCGTGTCTGGAAGCGTTTCACCATCGACAGTAGCGGCGTGCGCCGTGGTCAGCGCGTACTGGATTTGGCCGGTGGTACCGGCGACCTGACGGCGAAATTCTCGCGTCTGGTGGGCGAAACCGGCCAGGTGGTGCTGGCTGATATCAACAGCTCAATGCTGAAGATGGGCCGTGAAAAACTGCGTAATCTCGGGATTTCTGGCAACGTCAGCTACGTGCAGGCCAACGCCGAAGCACTGCCTTTCCCGGATAACTATTTCGATTGCATCACCATCTCTTTCGGTCTGCGTAACGTGACGGAAAAAGAGAAAGCGCTGGCTTCCATGTTCCGTGTGCTGAAGCCGGGTGGACGCCTGCTGGTGCTGGAATTCTCTAAACCGCTGATCGAACCGCTGAGCAAAGCCTACGATGCTTACTCGTTCCACATTCTGCCGCGTATTGGTCAGTTGGTGGCGCAGGATGCCGAAAGCTATCGCTATCTGGCGGAATCAATCCGTATGCATCCCGATCAGGAAACCCTGAAGGCGATGATGAATGATGCGGGTTTTGAGAATACCACCTACTTCAACATGACTGGCGGCATCGTCGCGTTGCATCGCGGCTTTAAGTTCTGA
- the ubiJ gene encoding ubiquinone biosynthesis protein UbiJ: MTFTPLITGGLETALNRVLYRDRSLKAARQRLAGKVLMLRLQELSFPLVLVFSENQLDVLGDWQDSSDCTVSLRLSTLPKLRDRQQLTSLIRSGELEVEGDLQVVQQFSALMDLAELDPAEYLAPWIGDIAAQGISQAAQRALKFVQHEVTRRQDYLGQTLTEEWRLAPGALELAWFCEEVEAMERSLNALEARLAQLEAK, translated from the coding sequence ATGACTTTCACTCCTTTGATTACCGGCGGTCTTGAGACCGCCCTCAATCGTGTTTTGTATCGCGATCGCAGCCTGAAAGCAGCACGCCAGCGTCTGGCGGGCAAAGTGCTGATGTTACGGTTGCAGGAACTTTCATTCCCGCTGGTGCTGGTGTTCAGTGAAAATCAGCTGGATGTCCTTGGCGACTGGCAGGACAGCAGCGATTGTACTGTCAGCCTGCGTCTTAGCACGCTGCCGAAATTGCGTGACCGCCAGCAGCTCACCAGCCTGATTCGCAGCGGCGAGCTGGAAGTGGAAGGGGATTTGCAGGTGGTGCAGCAGTTCTCGGCGTTGATGGATCTGGCAGAGCTGGATCCGGCGGAATATCTCGCGCCGTGGATCGGTGATATCGCCGCGCAGGGCATCAGCCAGGCTGCGCAGCGTGCGCTGAAGTTTGTGCAGCACGAGGTGACGCGTCGCCAGGATTACCTGGGTCAGACCCTCACCGAAGAGTGGCGACTCGCGCCGGGTGCGCTGGAACTCGCCTGGTTTTGCGAGGAAGTGGAAGCGATGGAACGTTCGCTTAATGCGCTAGAGGCGCGTTTAGCACAGCTGGAGGCGAAATGA
- the ubiB gene encoding ubiquinone biosynthesis regulatory protein kinase UbiB → MTLGEIRRLYFIVKVFLSYGLDELIPHMRITLPLRLWRRCIFWIPNKHKNESMGVRIRLAMEQLGPVWIKFGQMLSTRRDLFPPAIADELAILQDRVAPFDGVKAKAQIEKAIGGPVETWFDDFEITPLASASIAQVHTATLKENGREVVIKVIRPDILPVIKADMKLIYRLARWVPRLLPDGRRLRPQEVVRDYEKTLIDELNLLREAANAIQLRRNFDQSHMLYVPEIFSDYCSESMLVMERIYGIPISDVATLEQHGVNMKLLAERGVQVFFTQVFRDSFFHADMHPGNIFVSYDHPEDPQYIGIDCGIVGSLNKEDKRYLAENFIAFFNRDYRKVAELHVDSGWVPPDTNVEDFEFAIRTVCEPIFEKPLAEISFGHVLLNLFNTARRFNMEVQPQLVLLQKTLLYIEGIGRQLYPQLDLWKTAKPFLEDWIKDQIGIPAIWRAVKDKAPFWAEKLPELPELFYDSMRQHKLLQHSVDKLVTDLNAQRTRHHKARYLFGVGATLLLSGTAVLLSRPDWDVFPAILMAAGIVTWLIGWRKTN, encoded by the coding sequence ATGACGCTGGGAGAAATTCGGCGCTTATATTTTATCGTTAAGGTCTTTCTCAGCTACGGCCTTGATGAACTGATTCCCCACATGCGTATCACGCTGCCCCTGCGTTTATGGCGGCGCTGCATTTTCTGGATCCCCAACAAACACAAAAACGAATCGATGGGCGTGCGGATACGTCTGGCGATGGAGCAACTGGGGCCGGTGTGGATTAAGTTCGGTCAGATGCTCTCGACACGCCGTGATCTGTTTCCCCCGGCGATCGCTGATGAGCTGGCTATCCTGCAGGACCGCGTCGCGCCATTTGATGGTGTCAAAGCTAAGGCGCAAATCGAGAAAGCGATCGGCGGGCCGGTAGAAACCTGGTTTGACGATTTCGAGATCACGCCACTGGCCTCAGCGTCCATTGCCCAGGTCCATACCGCGACCCTGAAAGAGAATGGCCGCGAAGTGGTGATCAAAGTGATCCGCCCGGATATCCTGCCGGTGATCAAAGCGGATATGAAGCTGATTTACCGCCTGGCGCGTTGGGTACCGCGTTTGCTGCCGGATGGACGTCGTTTACGTCCACAGGAAGTGGTGCGCGACTACGAAAAAACCCTGATTGATGAACTCAATCTGTTGCGTGAAGCCGCCAACGCGATTCAGCTGCGTCGTAACTTTGACCAAAGCCACATGCTGTATGTGCCGGAAATCTTCTCCGATTATTGCAGCGAATCGATGCTGGTCATGGAGCGTATCTACGGCATCCCCATCTCCGATGTTGCCACGCTGGAGCAGCATGGCGTCAATATGAAGCTGCTGGCCGAGCGTGGCGTGCAGGTGTTCTTCACCCAGGTGTTCCGTGACAGTTTCTTCCATGCCGATATGCATCCCGGCAATATCTTCGTCAGCTATGACCATCCGGAAGATCCGCAATATATCGGCATCGACTGCGGCATCGTCGGTTCGCTGAACAAAGAAGATAAGCGTTACCTGGCGGAAAACTTTATCGCGTTCTTTAACCGTGATTACCGCAAGGTGGCGGAGCTGCATGTTGATTCCGGCTGGGTGCCGCCGGATACCAATGTCGAAGATTTTGAGTTTGCGATTCGGACCGTGTGTGAACCGATTTTTGAGAAGCCGCTGGCAGAGATCTCCTTCGGCCATGTGCTGCTCAATCTGTTCAACACCGCGCGTCGCTTCAACATGGAAGTGCAGCCACAGCTGGTGCTGTTGCAGAAAACCCTGCTGTATATCGAGGGGATTGGCCGTCAGCTCTATCCACAGCTCGATTTGTGGAAAACCGCCAAACCGTTCCTCGAAGACTGGATTAAAGATCAGATTGGCATTCCGGCTATCTGGCGCGCGGTGAAAGACAAGGCGCCGTTCTGGGCAGAAAAACTGCCGGAGCTGCCGGAACTGTTTTACGACAGCATGCGCCAGCACAAATTGTTGCAGCACAGCGTCGATAAACTGGTCACCGATCTGAATGCGCAACGCACCCGTCATCACAAGGCGCGTTATCTGTTCGGCGTAGGGGCTACACTGTTATTAAGTGGCACCGCAGTGCTACTGAGTCGGCCTGACTGGGATGTGTTTCCCGCGATTTTAATGGCCGCAGGCATCGTTACCTGGCTGATAGGCTGGCGCAAGACAAACTGA
- the tatA gene encoding Sec-independent protein translocase subunit TatA produces the protein MGGISIWQLLIIAVIVVLLFGTNKLRNLGSDLGSSIRGFKKAMGDEDEKKDQPKEQDADFNAKTLADKQQTSASKDDARNDKQV, from the coding sequence ATGGGCGGTATCAGTATTTGGCAATTGTTAATCATTGCCGTCATTGTTGTACTTCTGTTCGGTACCAATAAGCTACGCAATCTGGGTTCGGATTTAGGTTCTTCCATCCGTGGCTTCAAAAAAGCGATGGGTGACGAAGACGAGAAAAAGGATCAACCGAAAGAGCAGGACGCTGACTTCAACGCCAAAACCCTGGCAGATAAACAGCAAACCTCGGCTAGTAAAGACGACGCCAGGAACGACAAGCAGGTATAA
- the tatB gene encoding Sec-independent protein translocase protein TatB, which produces MFDIGFSELVLVFVIGLIVLGPQRLPVAVKTVVGWIRAIRSLAANVQNELAQELKLQELQDSLKKVEEAGRGTLSPELKESMEELRKTADSMKRSYQQSIDVEKAEDEANTIHTPPAAPVPPETPATAQHQASAPAQAPQAAPSAVDKPDTASAPRSTAPTPSANDER; this is translated from the coding sequence GTGTTCGACATTGGTTTTAGTGAACTGGTATTGGTGTTCGTTATCGGGCTGATTGTTCTCGGTCCGCAACGATTACCGGTTGCGGTAAAAACCGTAGTGGGCTGGATTCGCGCAATTCGCTCGCTGGCGGCTAACGTGCAGAATGAACTGGCGCAGGAACTGAAACTGCAGGAGCTGCAGGATAGCCTGAAGAAGGTGGAAGAGGCGGGCCGCGGCACGCTGTCACCGGAACTGAAAGAATCGATGGAAGAGTTGCGTAAAACCGCCGACTCCATGAAACGTTCTTATCAGCAGAGCATCGATGTAGAGAAAGCGGAAGATGAAGCCAATACCATTCATACGCCGCCTGCTGCGCCTGTGCCGCCGGAAACGCCCGCAACTGCGCAACATCAGGCCAGCGCGCCAGCGCAGGCTCCGCAAGCTGCTCCGTCTGCCGTGGACAAGCCCGATACCGCCAGTGCGCCTCGCAGCACAGCGCCAACTCCTTCTGCAAATGATGAACGATAA
- the tatC gene encoding Sec-independent protein translocase subunit TatC, whose amino-acid sequence MAVEDTQPLISHLIELRKRLLNCIIAVFVIFLALIYFANDIYHLVAEPLMKQMPAGASMIATDVASPFFTPIKLTIIVSVFLAVPVILYQVWAFVAPALYRHERKLVMPLLFSSTLLFYIGVAFAYFIVFPLAFGFFAKTAPQGVQIATDITNYLDFVMTIFLAFGVAFEVPVAIVLICWTGITTPEALKKKRPYILVGAFVVGMLLTPPDVFSQTLLAIPMYCLFEVGVFFSRYYVGKGRKSESESESVDEEHHTES is encoded by the coding sequence ATGGCCGTTGAAGATACACAACCGCTCATCAGCCATCTGATTGAGCTGCGCAAGCGACTGTTAAACTGCATCATCGCGGTATTTGTCATCTTTCTGGCGCTGATTTACTTCGCTAACGACATCTATCATTTGGTGGCAGAACCGCTTATGAAGCAGATGCCCGCCGGTGCCAGCATGATCGCGACCGATGTGGCGTCTCCGTTCTTTACCCCGATAAAGCTCACCATCATTGTGTCAGTATTTCTGGCTGTGCCAGTGATCCTGTATCAGGTATGGGCGTTTGTGGCACCTGCGCTCTATCGTCATGAGCGCAAGCTGGTGATGCCGCTGCTGTTCTCCAGCACGCTGCTGTTCTACATCGGCGTGGCCTTTGCTTATTTCATCGTGTTCCCGCTGGCGTTTGGCTTCTTTGCCAAAACTGCGCCGCAGGGTGTGCAAATCGCGACTGACATCACCAACTATCTCGACTTCGTCATGACCATTTTCCTGGCGTTCGGGGTAGCGTTTGAGGTGCCGGTGGCGATTGTGTTGATCTGCTGGACCGGGATCACCACGCCGGAAGCGCTGAAAAAGAAACGTCCCTACATTCTGGTTGGCGCGTTCGTTGTTGGGATGTTGCTCACACCACCGGATGTTTTCTCACAAACTTTGCTCGCTATTCCGATGTACTGCCTGTTTGAAGTCGGCGTATTCTTCTCCCGCTACTATGTGGGGAAAGGACGCAAGTCGGAGTCGGAGTCAGAATCGGTTGACGAGGAACATCACACCGAATCCTGA
- the tatD gene encoding 3'-5' ssDNA/RNA exonuclease TatD yields the protein MFDIGVNLTSTQFAKDREQVVTRARDAGVTGLLITGTNALESQQAQRLAALHPDYCWSTAGVHPHHASEWSAETANTLRRLAESEQVVAMGECGLDFNRNFSAHDQQEYAFDAQLQLAAELQLPVFLHCREAHARFAAILQPWLPKLVGAVAHCFTGTREELEACLDLGLSVGITGWVCDERRGMELRAMLPLIPADRLLLETDAPYLLPRDMHPRPTSRRNEPCFLPHIVQQVALWRNEDAETLGAQVDHNARQLFRLP from the coding sequence ATGTTTGATATCGGTGTAAACCTGACCAGCACGCAATTCGCGAAAGATCGCGAACAAGTGGTGACACGTGCGCGCGACGCAGGCGTCACCGGCCTGTTAATCACGGGTACCAACGCGCTGGAAAGCCAGCAGGCGCAACGGCTGGCTGCATTGCATCCTGACTATTGCTGGTCAACCGCGGGTGTGCATCCGCACCATGCCAGCGAATGGTCAGCTGAAACCGCCAACACCCTGCGCCGCCTGGCGGAAAGTGAGCAGGTGGTGGCGATGGGTGAGTGCGGGCTGGACTTTAACCGCAACTTCTCCGCGCATGACCAGCAGGAGTACGCTTTCGATGCGCAACTTCAGCTGGCGGCTGAATTGCAGCTGCCGGTATTTCTGCATTGCCGTGAAGCGCACGCGCGTTTTGCGGCGATTCTGCAACCCTGGTTGCCAAAACTGGTGGGGGCGGTGGCGCACTGCTTTACCGGCACGCGCGAGGAACTGGAGGCCTGCCTGGATTTGGGGCTGTCAGTGGGGATTACCGGTTGGGTGTGCGACGAACGCCGTGGCATGGAGCTGCGTGCAATGCTGCCCTTGATCCCGGCCGACCGCCTGTTGCTGGAAACCGATGCGCCTTATTTGCTGCCGCGAGATATGCATCCGCGTCCGACGTCACGTCGCAATGAACCCTGTTTTCTGCCGCACATCGTGCAGCAGGTGGCGTTATGGCGTAATGAGGATGCAGAAACGCTGGGGGCGCAGGTGGATCATAACGCGCGCCAGCTGTTCAGGCTGCCTTAG
- the rfaH gene encoding transcription/translation regulatory transformer protein RfaH codes for MESWYLLYCKRGQLLRAKEHLERQEVNCLSPMIALEKIVRGKRTTVSEPLFPNYLFIEFDPEAIHTTTISSTRGVSHFVRFGAMPATVPYEVIEALQSDAPQILLDPETPQVGDEVIITDGTFEGLRAIFAEPDGETRSILLLNLLNKQVMRSVDNKQFRKA; via the coding sequence ATGGAATCCTGGTACTTACTTTATTGCAAACGTGGACAGCTATTGCGCGCGAAAGAGCATCTTGAGCGGCAGGAGGTGAATTGCCTCAGCCCGATGATTGCTCTGGAAAAAATCGTTCGTGGCAAACGCACCACCGTAAGTGAACCGCTGTTCCCCAACTATCTGTTTATTGAATTCGATCCGGAAGCGATTCATACCACCACCATCAGCAGCACGCGTGGTGTCAGCCACTTCGTGCGCTTTGGGGCGATGCCAGCGACAGTGCCGTATGAAGTGATCGAAGCGCTGCAAAGTGACGCACCACAGATCCTGCTGGACCCGGAAACGCCACAGGTCGGTGATGAGGTGATCATCACCGATGGCACCTTCGAAGGTCTGCGTGCCATTTTTGCCGAGCCAGATGGCGAAACCCGTTCTATCCTGCTGCTGAATCTGCTGAATAAACAGGTGATGCGCAGCGTCGATAACAAACAGTTCCGCAAAGCCTAA
- the pepE gene encoding dipeptidase PepE: MELFLLSNGKLADDAPLLSYAHPQLHAMIAQRGITSAVLVPYAIIRGDHAQRAKDLSDSLGIQVRTVHEFASPVEAIEQAELILVSGGNTWLLNQMLHEHGLIVAIQRAVRERRVPYVGWSAGCNVATPSIRTTNDMPVRSSVVLPALGLFPVQINPHYLDANVSGHMGETRDERLAEFCAVNPTESVIALREGSFLHVSEDRLRYYSARGEDFKVFRHGEPGAAYHDVLALQSLVPFSCQPA, from the coding sequence ATGGAACTGTTCCTGTTAAGTAACGGCAAGCTGGCCGACGATGCTCCGCTGCTGAGTTATGCCCACCCTCAACTTCATGCGATGATTGCGCAGCGCGGTATCACCTCGGCGGTGCTGGTGCCTTATGCCATTATTCGTGGCGATCATGCCCAGCGCGCAAAAGACCTGAGCGATTCGCTCGGCATTCAGGTGCGTACCGTGCATGAGTTTGCTTCCCCGGTTGAAGCGATTGAACAGGCAGAGCTGATTCTGGTGAGCGGCGGCAACACCTGGCTGCTGAACCAGATGCTGCATGAACATGGCCTGATTGTGGCCATCCAGCGCGCGGTGCGTGAACGTCGGGTGCCTTACGTTGGCTGGAGCGCCGGTTGCAATGTGGCGACCCCTTCAATTCGTACCACTAACGATATGCCGGTGCGCAGCAGCGTGGTGTTACCGGCGCTGGGCCTGTTCCCGGTACAAATCAATCCGCATTACCTCGACGCAAACGTCAGTGGCCATATGGGGGAAACCCGGGATGAGCGCCTGGCGGAGTTCTGCGCAGTCAATCCGACTGAATCGGTGATTGCCCTGCGCGAAGGCAGCTTCCTGCATGTCAGCGAAGATCGTCTGCGTTACTACAGCGCGCGTGGCGAAGATTTTAAAGTTTTCCGTCATGGTGAACCTGGTGCCGCGTACCACGATGTCCTGGCGTTGCAATCACTGGTACCATTCTCCTGTCAGCCCGCCTGA
- the ubiD gene encoding 4-hydroxy-3-polyprenylbenzoate decarboxylase — protein sequence MKYQDLRDFLALLEQRGELKRITQAIDPELEMTEIADRTLRAGGPALLFENPKGYNMPVLCNLFGTPKRVAMGMGQEEVSALREVGKLLAFLKEPEPPKGFRDLFDKMPQFKQVLNMPTKRLRNAPCQEEVFSGDEVDLSRIPVMKCWPDDAAPLITWGLTVTRGPHKERQNLGIYRQQVIGKNRLIMRWLSHRGGALDFQEWCKAHPGERFPVSVALGADPATILGAVTPVPDTLSEYAFAGLLRGNKTEVVKCLSNDLEVPASAEIVLEGYIEPGDMAPEGPYGDHTGYYNEVDNFPVFTVTHITQRRNPIYHSTYTGRPPDEPAVLGVALNEVLVPILIKQFPEIVDFYLPPEGCSYRLAVVTMKKQYAGHAKRVMFGVWSFLRQFMYTKFVIVCDDDVNARDWNDVIWAITTRMDPARDTVLVENTPIDYLDFASPVSGLGSKMGLDATNKWPGETTREWGTPIVKDPAVTARIDAIWDELGIFAEPPQR from the coding sequence ATGAAATATCAGGATTTACGTGATTTCCTTGCGTTGCTGGAGCAGCGGGGCGAGTTAAAACGCATCACTCAGGCGATCGATCCCGAACTGGAGATGACCGAAATTGCTGACCGCACCCTGCGTGCTGGCGGTCCGGCGCTGCTGTTCGAAAATCCGAAAGGCTACAACATGCCGGTGCTGTGCAACCTGTTCGGTACGCCGAAACGCGTGGCGATGGGCATGGGGCAGGAAGAAGTCAGCGCGCTGCGCGAAGTGGGCAAGCTGCTGGCATTTCTGAAAGAACCCGAACCGCCCAAAGGTTTCCGCGATCTGTTCGACAAGATGCCGCAGTTTAAGCAGGTGCTGAACATGCCGACCAAACGGCTGCGTAATGCGCCGTGCCAGGAAGAAGTGTTCAGCGGTGACGAGGTCGATTTATCGCGAATTCCGGTGATGAAATGCTGGCCGGATGATGCCGCGCCGCTGATTACCTGGGGTCTGACCGTGACGCGTGGGCCGCATAAAGAGCGGCAGAATCTGGGGATTTATCGCCAGCAGGTGATTGGCAAAAATCGTCTGATTATGCGCTGGCTGTCGCATCGTGGTGGCGCGCTCGATTTTCAGGAATGGTGTAAAGCCCATCCCGGTGAGCGTTTTCCGGTTTCTGTCGCCCTGGGGGCTGACCCGGCGACCATTCTTGGCGCCGTGACGCCGGTACCGGATACCTTATCGGAATACGCATTCGCGGGCCTGCTGCGTGGCAATAAAACCGAGGTGGTGAAGTGCCTGTCTAACGACCTCGAAGTTCCTGCCAGTGCTGAAATCGTGCTGGAAGGTTATATCGAACCGGGCGATATGGCACCAGAAGGTCCTTACGGCGACCACACCGGCTACTACAATGAAGTAGATAATTTCCCGGTGTTTACCGTGACGCACATAACGCAACGTCGTAATCCGATTTATCACTCAACCTATACCGGCCGTCCACCGGATGAACCTGCGGTGCTGGGTGTGGCGTTGAATGAAGTGCTGGTGCCGATTCTGATCAAACAGTTCCCGGAAATTGTCGATTTCTATCTGCCGCCGGAAGGCTGTTCGTATCGCCTGGCGGTAGTGACGATGAAAAAACAGTATGCCGGTCACGCGAAGCGCGTGATGTTTGGCGTCTGGTCGTTCCTGCGGCAGTTCATGTACACCAAATTTGTTATTGTGTGTGACGATGACGTCAACGCGCGTGACTGGAACGATGTGATTTGGGCGATTACCACCCGTATGGACCCGGCGCGCGACACGGTGCTTGTGGAGAACACGCCGATCGACTACCTCGACTTCGCTTCGCCAGTCTCCGGGCTGGGTTCGAAGATGGGGCTCGATGCCACCAATAAATGGCCGGGCGAAACGACGCGTGAATGGGGAACCCCGATTGTCAAAGATCCGGCGGTTACGGCGCGTATTGACGCCATCTGGGATGAGTTAGGTATCTTTGCAGAGCCGCCGCAGCGCTGA
- the fre gene encoding NAD(P)H-flavin reductase produces MTTLSCKVTSVEAITDTVYRVRLIPAANFSFRAGQYLMVVMDERDKRPFSLASTPMEKDIIELHIGASELNLYAMAVMERIQNQREITVDMPHGDAWLREDSERPIILIAGGTGFSYARSILLTALAQQPDRDIAIYWGGRELTHLYDLDELNALAVKHPNLQVIPVVEQPEASWQGRTGTVLTAVMQDYASLSGHDIYIAGRFEMAKIARERFCAERGALEAQMYGDAFAFI; encoded by the coding sequence ATGACAACGTTAAGCTGTAAAGTGACTTCGGTTGAAGCGATTACTGATACCGTCTACCGCGTCCGTTTAATTCCGGCAGCGAATTTTAGCTTTCGTGCCGGACAGTACCTGATGGTGGTGATGGATGAACGGGATAAGCGCCCGTTTTCCCTGGCGTCCACGCCAATGGAAAAAGATATCATTGAGCTGCACATCGGCGCATCAGAGCTCAATCTCTACGCGATGGCAGTGATGGAGCGTATCCAGAATCAGCGTGAAATCACCGTGGACATGCCGCATGGCGATGCCTGGCTGCGTGAAGATAGCGAGCGCCCCATCATCCTGATTGCCGGAGGGACCGGATTCTCCTACGCCCGTTCCATTCTGCTGACCGCGCTGGCGCAGCAGCCCGATCGTGATATCGCCATTTACTGGGGTGGCCGCGAACTGACTCATCTCTACGATCTTGACGAACTGAATGCGCTGGCGGTGAAACATCCCAATTTGCAGGTGATCCCGGTGGTTGAACAGCCGGAAGCCAGCTGGCAGGGACGTACTGGCACGGTGCTGACGGCGGTGATGCAGGACTACGCTTCGTTGAGCGGCCACGATATCTATATCGCGGGCCGTTTCGAAATGGCGAAGATTGCACGTGAACGCTTCTGTGCGGAACGTGGTGCACTGGAAGCGCAGATGTACGGCGATGCCTTCGCGTTTATCTGA